One genomic region from Phocoena sinus isolate mPhoSin1 chromosome 3, mPhoSin1.pri, whole genome shotgun sequence encodes:
- the BTF3 gene encoding transcription factor BTF3 isoform X1, with product MRRTGAPTQADSRGRGRARGGCPGGEATPSLPPPRGGTRGQEPQMKETIMNQEKLAKLQAQVRIGGKGTARRKKKVVHRTATADDKKLQFSLKKLGVNNISGIEEVNMFTNQGTVIHFNNPKVQASLAANTFTITGHAETKQLTEMLPSILNQLGADSLTSLRRLAEALPKQSVDGKAPLATGEDDDDEVPAGLRASIVCDACNYETSIFLHGRLIFTVTAVPLAVTEQGGWQASREVLIQEAQSL from the exons ATGCGACGGACAGGCGCACCCACTCAGGCTGACTCTCGGGGTCGAGGTCGGGCCAGGGGCGGCTGCCCTGGGGGCGAGGCGACGCCGTCTCTTCCTCCACCTCGCGGCGGAACCCGAGGACAGGAGCCTCAG ATGAAAGAAACTATCATGAACCAGGAGAAACTCGCCAAACTGCAGGCACAAGTGCGCATTGGTGGGAAA GGAACTGCTCGCAGAAAGAAGAAGGTGGTTCATAGAACAGCCACAGCAGACGACAAAAAGCTTCAGTTCTCTTTAAAGAAGTTAGGGGTAAACAATATCTCTGGTATTGAAGAG gtgaaCATGTTCACAAACCAAGGAACAGTGATCCACTTTAACAACCCTAAAGTTCAGGCATCTCTGGCAGCAAACACTTTCACCATTACAGGCCATGCTGAGACAAAACAGCTGACAGAAATGCTCCCCAGCATCTTAAACCAGCTTGGTGCAGACAGTCTGACCAGTTTAAGGAGACTGGCTGAAGCTCTGCCCAAACAAT CTGTGGATGGAAAAGCACCACTTGCTACTGgagaggatgatgatgatgaagttCCAG CAGGCCTCAGAGCTTCCATAGTTTGTGATGCGTGTAATTATGAGACTAGTATATTCCTTCATGG CAGACTCATCTTCACCGTGACTGCAGTCCCGCTTGCCGTTACAGAGCAGGGAGGGTGGCAAGCAAGTAGAGAGGTCCTCATACAAGAAGCCCAGTCGCTGTGA
- the BTF3 gene encoding transcription factor BTF3 isoform X3 — protein MKETIMNQEKLAKLQAQVRIGGKGTARRKKKVVHRTATADDKKLQFSLKKLGVNNISGIEEVNMFTNQGTVIHFNNPKVQASLAANTFTITGHAETKQLTEMLPSILNQLGADSLTSLRRLAEALPKQSVDGKAPLATGEDDDDEVPAGLRASIVCDACNYETSIFLHGRLIFTVTAVPLAVTEQGGWQASREVLIQEAQSL, from the exons ATGAAAGAAACTATCATGAACCAGGAGAAACTCGCCAAACTGCAGGCACAAGTGCGCATTGGTGGGAAA GGAACTGCTCGCAGAAAGAAGAAGGTGGTTCATAGAACAGCCACAGCAGACGACAAAAAGCTTCAGTTCTCTTTAAAGAAGTTAGGGGTAAACAATATCTCTGGTATTGAAGAG gtgaaCATGTTCACAAACCAAGGAACAGTGATCCACTTTAACAACCCTAAAGTTCAGGCATCTCTGGCAGCAAACACTTTCACCATTACAGGCCATGCTGAGACAAAACAGCTGACAGAAATGCTCCCCAGCATCTTAAACCAGCTTGGTGCAGACAGTCTGACCAGTTTAAGGAGACTGGCTGAAGCTCTGCCCAAACAAT CTGTGGATGGAAAAGCACCACTTGCTACTGgagaggatgatgatgatgaagttCCAG CAGGCCTCAGAGCTTCCATAGTTTGTGATGCGTGTAATTATGAGACTAGTATATTCCTTCATGG CAGACTCATCTTCACCGTGACTGCAGTCCCGCTTGCCGTTACAGAGCAGGGAGGGTGGCAAGCAAGTAGAGAGGTCCTCATACAAGAAGCCCAGTCGCTGTGA
- the BTF3 gene encoding transcription factor BTF3 isoform X2, translated as MRRTGAPTQADSRGRGRARGGCPGGEATPSLPPPRGGTRGQEPQMKETIMNQEKLAKLQAQVRIGGKGTARRKKKVVHRTATADDKKLQFSLKKLGVNNISGIEEVNMFTNQGTVIHFNNPKVQASLAANTFTITGHAETKQLTEMLPSILNQLGADSLTSLRRLAEALPKQSVDGKAPLATGEDDDDEVPDLVENFDEASKNEAN; from the exons ATGCGACGGACAGGCGCACCCACTCAGGCTGACTCTCGGGGTCGAGGTCGGGCCAGGGGCGGCTGCCCTGGGGGCGAGGCGACGCCGTCTCTTCCTCCACCTCGCGGCGGAACCCGAGGACAGGAGCCTCAG ATGAAAGAAACTATCATGAACCAGGAGAAACTCGCCAAACTGCAGGCACAAGTGCGCATTGGTGGGAAA GGAACTGCTCGCAGAAAGAAGAAGGTGGTTCATAGAACAGCCACAGCAGACGACAAAAAGCTTCAGTTCTCTTTAAAGAAGTTAGGGGTAAACAATATCTCTGGTATTGAAGAG gtgaaCATGTTCACAAACCAAGGAACAGTGATCCACTTTAACAACCCTAAAGTTCAGGCATCTCTGGCAGCAAACACTTTCACCATTACAGGCCATGCTGAGACAAAACAGCTGACAGAAATGCTCCCCAGCATCTTAAACCAGCTTGGTGCAGACAGTCTGACCAGTTTAAGGAGACTGGCTGAAGCTCTGCCCAAACAAT CTGTGGATGGAAAAGCACCACTTGCTACTGgagaggatgatgatgatgaagttCCAG atCTTGTGGAGAATTTTGATGAGGCTTCCAAAAATGAAGCAAACTGA
- the BTF3 gene encoding transcription factor BTF3 isoform X4 gives MKETIMNQEKLAKLQAQVRIGGKGTARRKKKVVHRTATADDKKLQFSLKKLGVNNISGIEEVNMFTNQGTVIHFNNPKVQASLAANTFTITGHAETKQLTEMLPSILNQLGADSLTSLRRLAEALPKQSVDGKAPLATGEDDDDEVPDLVENFDEASKNEAN, from the exons ATGAAAGAAACTATCATGAACCAGGAGAAACTCGCCAAACTGCAGGCACAAGTGCGCATTGGTGGGAAA GGAACTGCTCGCAGAAAGAAGAAGGTGGTTCATAGAACAGCCACAGCAGACGACAAAAAGCTTCAGTTCTCTTTAAAGAAGTTAGGGGTAAACAATATCTCTGGTATTGAAGAG gtgaaCATGTTCACAAACCAAGGAACAGTGATCCACTTTAACAACCCTAAAGTTCAGGCATCTCTGGCAGCAAACACTTTCACCATTACAGGCCATGCTGAGACAAAACAGCTGACAGAAATGCTCCCCAGCATCTTAAACCAGCTTGGTGCAGACAGTCTGACCAGTTTAAGGAGACTGGCTGAAGCTCTGCCCAAACAAT CTGTGGATGGAAAAGCACCACTTGCTACTGgagaggatgatgatgatgaagttCCAG atCTTGTGGAGAATTTTGATGAGGCTTCCAAAAATGAAGCAAACTGA